The following DNA comes from Thermoanaerobaculum aquaticum.
AGCTTGAGGCTCCCCGTCGGGGTCGTAAACGCCCGCCGGCTTCACCCGCTCGCAAAGGTCCTGGTAGAGCGGGTTCAGAACGGCGGTGCCGTGCTGGAGCTGCAGTTCCCACCGTTCTCCCTCTGCCAGGTTTTCCAGGAAGCCTTTTACCCTGGGGAACAACCCGTTGGCTGTGGCCTGGGTCGGCAAGGCCAGGTAAAGCCCCCGGTGAGCCAGCTTTTCCCGCAAGAGGTGGAAAGCGTGCAGGGCGGCTTCGGTCTTGCCCAGGCCCATAGGGGCTTCGATGAGGAGCAGGACCGGTCCGTCGTTGACTTGCGAAACCAAGAAAGAGACGGCTTGCTGAAGCGGGTTTGGGGGAAAGGGGAAAAGCCGGTCAAAGCTTTGGGGAGCCCTGGGCGTACGCGCACGCCAACCAACGCGGTTCAAGGCCTCCTGGGCCAGCGCCAGGGCGGAACGCCAGTAGTCTGGGGCCCGAGGATCCCGCCCCAGTGGAAAGAGCTGGGGGTCAGAGGCAATCCAGTCGGCAAACGAAGCAATGGCCATGACCCGCAGGATTGCCGGCGGCGAAACTTCGTTAACGGAAGGCTTCAACGTCGTGGGCATTTCCAACGTATGGAGGAACCGACTAACCAAGAGCTGCCTTACGCTTTTCCAGTTCCGGTCTTCGCATTGAACGTGCCACATTGCGGCGCGGCGTTCCTTTTGGTTGGCCACAAAGCCGTGGTGGGCCCCTAACCCTTGGGCGAGCTTGTCCGCCACCCGCCGGGGAAAACCGAGTTGCAACAAAGCCTCGCCAGCGTACAGCTCGGTAAACACGCCATGGGCCACCCACCCCGCGCCGACCACCTCTTGGTTCCACGCAAGGCCCAATTCGCGCAGCCGCGCGGCCCCCTCTTGCCAACTGGCCTGAAACACCGCGCTGGCCTTCCCCAAATCATGGAGCCCTGCCAGAAAGGCCACAAAGCGCAGGGCTTCCTCGTCATCCAGGCCCCAGTCGGCAGCGTAAAGCTCGCGCGTACGTTGAGGCTCCCGTCGAAGGATCTCCCAGGCCACCGCGGCGGTGTCCAGCATGTGAGCCAAAAGCGGGTGCCAGGGCGTTCCCGCCTTAGCCCAAAGGCTGACCAACGCCTGTTCTAAATCCACGCATTAGATGCTAGCAAATGTTTTCGAGCGCTGGTGTCTCTCAGCCTGGAAAAACACTGACCTGCGAGCTCTTAAAACCACAGTTTCTGACGAGCTTTTGTCAAAAAACGTGCTTGCGGGTTCTAAAGGGTAAAACCAGTCTCCTCGAACCTGCAGCTCCAGCGACGATGAATTCTTCTCGACAAAAAGCGCAACCACCTGGTTCTAATGGAAACGGGGCGTCTTCCAGGGGGGCAGTGCTTCTGCGAACGCCAAAAACGCAAGTGGCAAGCGTTAGCCTATTTTAGGAAAAACTTGACGGTGGAGTTAAAAAGTGGGGAGCGCTAGGAAAAGGCGGCCAACAAGAGATAACGGGTTCAAAGCGGGGGCGATTAACCCATCCCTTACTGCAATCTAGTTTTGCCGATCAATTCGGATTAGACCTTTGGCTTCAAGCTGGGAAAGGATCTCCAGGGCTTTGGCTTGTCCTTCGGGGAAAAGCCTGACGATGGACTTGACGTCCCAACTGCCGTTAATTCTGGAGAGCAGGTAACCCTCTTCCGGTGAAAGCTCCAGCCGCGTGACGGTGGAGAAGTCCACCGCCAAACGCGGTACGCCGTCTAAGGGCACCGTCTCGGCTGGCCGTGGAGAAAGTGGGGGGATGTTGAAGGCCGAGGGGTCGGCGGGGGTGAGGGAGCGCTCGCGCAGGGCGGTGAGGGCCTTGCGGGCTTGCACGTGCACGGGGTTGATGAGCAGCACTGCCTCGTAGGCTTCTTCCGCTTCCTCCAGCCTTCCCGCCAGCTCCGCGCTTTTGGCTTTAGCCAAAAGCTTCTTGACGGTACCCACGGTATCCCCGGGGCGTTCGGCGGCGCCCGGGCTTTTCACCTGCAGCACCTGCTTTTGGACCAGGGAAGCCAGCAGCGTGAAGGCGTCGAAGTCGGAGCAGTGCAGTTCGAAGCTGATGGCTGCGGCAGTGCGGCCTTCGGCCGCCAGCGACACCACGCGCGCTTCGGTAACGTCGGCAGGGGGCACCGGCCCTGGTGCAAAGGTTGTCCTGGGCGAGGGGATGACCTGGCGAATCCGCTCCCATTCGTCGGAGCGGCGGGCCCCTTCCAGGAGCACGCCCATAACGTCCAGGTTGAGCTGCACCGGAAGGTTTTCGGGGATGGGTTCTTCGTGGAAAACGAACTCCCCCTCGTCCCAGAGGAACAGGTCGTAAATGGTTTCTTCGGCCTTTTGTCGCAGCACCTTTTCCAGATCGTCAGGGGCAAGGAGGCCAAGCTCAATGAGGATGGCCCCTAAGGGACGGTGCTCCTGGTCCTGCTTGAGGAGGGCTTGAAAGAGGTGTTCCTCATCCACCAACCCCATGCGCAAGAGGTACTGGCCTAAAAACTCCCGGGGATCGTTGGAGGAAGAGGAGCAAATGGCCCCTTTCCGGAAGTACACGGCTTTTTCCACCTGACCGCGGCGAACCCGCAGGACCCCGGTCCCCCCCATGCGGGCCACCAACTGGATGACCTCAGGGAAGGGGAGGGTTCGCAGGTCGCCGGTAAGTGCCATGGTCCTTTAACTCAACGCCCAAGGGCGAGCGGGCTTTTTCAAGCTTATCACCGCGGGCGCACCCTCAGAAGGTGGCTTTCGGGGGAATGCGCGCGGCTTGCTGGGAGCTCCCCTGTACCCGCTGGTAGAGACGGCCTGCCTCCTCCAGGGCTGCCAGTGCCTCCTGCACCTGCTCGTCGTCCCGCACCAGGACCTTGTAACCCTCGCTGAGGGAAACGCCCACGTTGACCACCTCGGAAGTCAGCAGCACCGAGATGTCCTGCTTGTCAGCCGGCTTGGCTAAGGCCTCCGCCCACTCCTCGGCGGTCACCCACCCTTTTTCCACCGCGGTTTGCCCGAAAGCCTCCAGTTGCTGATCGTCGGCTCGAAAGGCGCGGGCCACAGTCTCTTTGTCCTGGTGCGGGGCGAGGTAGCTCACCGCGTACTGGAAGAACGCCGATTGCGCCAGGAGCTTGCTCACCGTGGCCGAGTACTCCCCGAGCCGGCGGAAGCGATCGGGGAAGATCCCGCCGTTGCCGTAAACCTTGCGGCCGCTGTCGGTGAAGTAAACCTCGCCCGGGGGTGGTGTGGGCGTGGCAAGCGGCTCCGGGCCACCGTTGGCCTTCAGCTCCTCGTGGCTCACGTAAGCAAAGTAGGAATCCCAATCCCGCTGGATGCACCGCCCCGAAGGGGTGTAGTACTTGGCGGTGGTGAGGGCCACACCGCAGTTCTTAACGGGAAAGATCGTTTGCACCACGCCCTTGCCGAAGGTGGGCTCCCCCACCACCAACCCGCGATCGTGGTCCTGAATGGCCCCCGCCACGATTTCTGCCGCCGAGGCGGTGGTCTGGTTGACCACCACCACCACCGGCCCCTCAAAGTGCTGGCCGTCCCGGGGCACCCGGTAGTCCTGGAAGGAGTCGGCGGTGCGCC
Coding sequences within:
- a CDS encoding DUF4388 domain-containing protein codes for the protein MALTGDLRTLPFPEVIQLVARMGGTGVLRVRRGQVEKAVYFRKGAICSSSSNDPREFLGQYLLRMGLVDEEHLFQALLKQDQEHRPLGAILIELGLLAPDDLEKVLRQKAEETIYDLFLWDEGEFVFHEEPIPENLPVQLNLDVMGVLLEGARRSDEWERIRQVIPSPRTTFAPGPVPPADVTEARVVSLAAEGRTAAAISFELHCSDFDAFTLLASLVQKQVLQVKSPGAAERPGDTVGTVKKLLAKAKSAELAGRLEEAEEAYEAVLLINPVHVQARKALTALRERSLTPADPSAFNIPPLSPRPAETVPLDGVPRLAVDFSTVTRLELSPEEGYLLSRINGSWDVKSIVRLFPEGQAKALEILSQLEAKGLIRIDRQN
- a CDS encoding S41 family peptidase; translated protein: MARLGFSLLVAVTVGGGALTGALVGEKAPGNGGATGFLARYTQILEKTQELAPLEVPASELVYGSVDGMLETLDPHSNFLRPEAFAAMRERQQGSFYGIGVLIGIRGGKVTILTPIEGTPAYRLGLRAGDIIEAVDGQSTEDMDLDEVARRLRGPEGTTVRVTIIRPGLPEPLEFQVTRARVPTDSVRYAFLLDERTAYIRIGEFTRTTGHEVANALKNLTNQGATRLILDLRDNPGGLVDSAVEVAGLLLQPGQRVFSTRGRTADSFQDYRVPRDGQHFEGPVVVVVNQTTASAAEIVAGAIQDHDRGLVVGEPTFGKGVVQTIFPVKNCGVALTTAKYYTPSGRCIQRDWDSYFAYVSHEELKANGGPEPLATPTPPPGEVYFTDSGRKVYGNGGIFPDRFRRLGEYSATVSKLLAQSAFFQYAVSYLAPHQDKETVARAFRADDQQLEAFGQTAVEKGWVTAEEWAEALAKPADKQDISVLLTSEVVNVGVSLSEGYKVLVRDDEQVQEALAALEEAGRLYQRVQGSSQQAARIPPKATF